One Serratia liquefaciens genomic window, GCCGAAATCTTCTGCCGCCAAGGCGGGCATCAAGGCCGGTGATGTGATTGTCACCATGAACGGTAAAGCCATTTCCAGCTTTGCGTCGTTCCGCGCGGAAATTGGCACTCTGCCGGTGGGCAGCAAAATGTCGTTAGGCATTCTGCGCGACGGCAAGCCTGTTACCGTTGACGTCACGCTGGAGCAAAGCACTCAAACGCAGGTTGAATCCGGCAATATTTACACCGGCATCGAAGGTGCCGAACTGAGCAATGGCCAGGTCGGCAACCAGAAAGGCGTGAAGGTAGATAGCGTTAAAGCCGGCAGCGCTGCCGCACGTATTGGGTTGAAAAAAGGTGACGTGATCCTGGGCGTTAACCAACAGCCGATCCAGAACCTGGGTGAATTGCGCAAGATCCTCGACAGCAAACCTTCGGTACTGGCGCTGAATATCCTGCGCGGCGACACCAGCTTGTACCTGCTGATGCAGTAATCATTGCCAACCGGTTTCCACTTACAAGGCACGCTACGGCGTGCCTTTTTCATGGCATCAACTTGAAACTGTGAGCCTTGCCACAACTTCAGTGGCCGCCGTTGAGCTTTGGGCAACTGCACAATGTGCCTGACGATCGCCGTCGCTATGCTGGGCCTTTGGCACCCTTCGGGGCAGGAGAATATGGCATGTCGCAATACCATCTCGATGGCAAGCTGGCGCAAGAAATCGTTGCGCGCACCATGCAAATCATTGGCAGTAATGTCAATGTGATGGATGCGCGCGGCAAGATTATCGGCAGTGGCGATCGCGAACGGATGGGAGAACTGCATGAGGGGGCACTACTGGTATTGTCTCAGGCGCGGGTAGTAGATATTGACGAAGGGGTTGCACGACACCTGCACGGAGTTCGCCCTGGCGTTAATCTGCCGTTGCGCATTGATGGACGCATTGTGGGCGTTATTGGTTTGACCGGTAACCCGAGCCAATTGCGTCAGTATGGTGAACTGGTCTGTATGACGGCTGAAATGATGCTGGAACAGGCGCGGTTGCTACACATGCTGGCCCAGGACAGCAGATTGCGAGAGGAACTGGTGTTGAACCTGATCCGCACCGATGAGCTTTCCCCGGCGCTGATGGAGTGGGCACAAAGGTTGGGGATTGATCCTAATCAGCCGCGGGTGGCCGCAGTGGTGGAAGTGGACAGCGGCCAGCTTGGTGTCGACAGTGCGATGGCTGAGTTGCAGCAATTGCAAACGCTGCTGACCATGCCGGAACGCAACAATTTGATTGCCATAGTTTCACTGAGTGAGATGGTGGTGCTAAAACCGGCGCTCAATAACCACGGGCGATGGGATGCTGAAGATCATCGGCGGCGGGTCGATAGCCTGTTATCGAGAATGAATGACAGCAGCAGGCTTCGTGTACGTATTGCGCTTGGCAACTACTTTACCGGCCCGGGCAGCATTGCCAGATCTTATCGTACTGCGCGCACTACCCTGATGGTCGGCAAACAACGCATGGCAGAACAACGTACCTATTATTATCAGGATCTGATGTTGCCAGTCCTGCTGGATAGCCTGCGTGGCGGTTGGCAAGCCGATGAACTGACGCGCCCGCTGGCGCGGCTCAAATCTATGGATGGCAATGGTTTACTGCTGCGTACATTGGCGGCCTGGTTTCTGCATAACGTGCAGCCAACGGCGACCGCCAAAGCCTTGTATATTCACCGTAATACCCTGGAATACCGCCTCAACCGAATTGCGGAGTTGACCGGGCTTAATTTGGGCAGCTTTGACGATCGCCTGCTGTTGTATATCAGCCTGCAGTTAGATGCTGATGCCTGAACGGCTCAGGTCACCGGAGCCGGGTTAAATACCGCCAGCGCGTTGTGTAGCCCCCAGCGATCTGCCCAGGTTTTTTTGCGCCCGCTAGCGATGTCCAGAATCAGCTCAAACAGCTGCCAACCCACCTGCTCGATGGTGGCTTCGCCGCTGGCAATGGTGCCGGCGTCAATATCTATCAGATCGTACCATCTCTTAGCCAGGGCACTGTGAGTCGCCATTTTAATTACTGGCACTGCAGCCAGGCCATAAGGCGTTCCGCGACCGGTGGTGAAGACCTGCAATGTCATACCTGAAGCCAGTTGCTGAGTGCCGCAGATGAAGTCGCTGGCGGGCGTTGCGGCGAAAATCAGTCCGCGTTTGCTGGGGCGCTGGCCGGGAGAAAGCACCTCTACGATGGCGCTGGTACCGGATTTGGCGATGGAACCTAAAGCCTTTTCTACCACGTTGGCCAGCCCCCCTTTTTTATTGCCCGGTGAAGGATTGGCGCTGCGATCGCTTTGACCGGCCTCGAGATAAGTATCGTACCAGGCCATCTCCTCCAGTAAGCGCTTGCCAACTTGTTCATCCGACACCCTTGGCGTCAGCAAATGCACGGCGTCGCGTACTTCGGTAACTTCCGAGAACATGACTGTTGCGCCACAACGCACTAATAAATCAGAGGTAAAACCCACAGCAGGATTGGCGGTTACACCGGAAAATGCGTCGCTACCGCCGCACTGCATGCCTACCACCAGCTCTGCGGCGGGGCAGCGTTGGCGACGACGAGTGTTCAAACGTTGCAGATGACGTTCGGCAATCGTCAAAATGCCATCGACCATCGATTGGAAACCAAGATATTTCTCATCCTGCAAACGGACAATATGATTCTCGTCGACTGAAATGACCTGCACGTCAGGCGGGCCCAGCAGCAGGCGTTCCGGCTGCAGTTTTTCACAGCCGAGGCCAATCACCATCACTTCACCGCCGAAATTGGGGTTAATGGCCAGGTTGTGAATGGTGCGAATAGGCACTACTGCTGCCGGAGCGTTGATCGCGACGCCGCAACCGTAGAGATGGTTGAGGCCGACTACGCCATCGACGTTGGGGTAGCGTGGCAG contains:
- a CDS encoding CdaR family transcriptional regulator, whose amino-acid sequence is MSQYHLDGKLAQEIVARTMQIIGSNVNVMDARGKIIGSGDRERMGELHEGALLVLSQARVVDIDEGVARHLHGVRPGVNLPLRIDGRIVGVIGLTGNPSQLRQYGELVCMTAEMMLEQARLLHMLAQDSRLREELVLNLIRTDELSPALMEWAQRLGIDPNQPRVAAVVEVDSGQLGVDSAMAELQQLQTLLTMPERNNLIAIVSLSEMVVLKPALNNHGRWDAEDHRRRVDSLLSRMNDSSRLRVRIALGNYFTGPGSIARSYRTARTTLMVGKQRMAEQRTYYYQDLMLPVLLDSLRGGWQADELTRPLARLKSMDGNGLLLRTLAAWFLHNVQPTATAKALYIHRNTLEYRLNRIAELTGLNLGSFDDRLLLYISLQLDADA
- the garD gene encoding galactarate dehydratase, coding for MSEINNTNETPLYIKVNNSDNVAIVVNNHGLPKGTLFSCGLQLLEHVPQGHKVALYDIAAGESIVRYGEIIGHALRAISRGGWIDESRVSLPEAPKLSHLPLANKVPTPQPVLEGYYFDGYRNPDGSVGTRNLLGITTSVHCVAGVVDYVVKIIERELLPRYPNVDGVVGLNHLYGCGVAINAPAAVVPIRTIHNLAINPNFGGEVMVIGLGCEKLQPERLLLGPPDVQVISVDENHIVRLQDEKYLGFQSMVDGILTIAERHLQRLNTRRRQRCPAAELVVGMQCGGSDAFSGVTANPAVGFTSDLLVRCGATVMFSEVTEVRDAVHLLTPRVSDEQVGKRLLEEMAWYDTYLEAGQSDRSANPSPGNKKGGLANVVEKALGSIAKSGTSAIVEVLSPGQRPSKRGLIFAATPASDFICGTQQLASGMTLQVFTTGRGTPYGLAAVPVIKMATHSALAKRWYDLIDIDAGTIASGEATIEQVGWQLFELILDIASGRKKTWADRWGLHNALAVFNPAPVT